ACCCTGACCGGCGTCGACACCAAGGTCACCCTCGACGCCGGCTTCGCCAGCGCCCTCACGACCCTGGGCCTGACCCCCGGCGTCATCGGCGGCGCGACCCTCGACGCCGCCACCGGCACCCTCGCGTTCCCCATCACCGGCGGCAACGTCGACTACTACGACCCCGAGATGGACTACCGCCCCTACGTCCAGGGCGAGATCGACCACGACGGCTCCGGCATCAGCCTCACCGCCGGCGAGACCGTCGTGAAGCTCACCGACTTCGTCATCGACCCCGGCACCAGCCGCCTCACGGGCTCGGTCCAGGTCGGCGAGGGCGAGATCATGAACGACGTCTACATCTTCAACCTCGACGGCACGACCCTGAAGCCCCTCGCGATGGAGGGCGACAACGCCGTCCTCGAGGGCACCACGGTCAAGGTCAGCCCCGACGCCGCCGCCCTGCTGAACAGCACATTCGGCACCGACGCGGTCACCGACGAGCTCGTCGTCGGCATCGCGAAGATCACCGTCAACACCAAGTAGCACCCACCCGGCACACGCCGGGACAGCACCACGCGAACGGCCCGGCCCTCGACGCCGGGCCGTTCGTCGTGCGCCCGGCGCATGCAGGGGGAGCCGGATCCCGGACCGAGCGAGCCGGATCCCGCCGAGCCGAGCGGGGCCCCCTCGCATGCGCGGCGAGGGAGCCCCTGCCGGGCGACTCGGTCCCGGCGCCTGACGTTCGGAACGGACGGTCCATCAGGCGGGCGGGGACGCCGGACCGCCGCGCATCGGGACCGCGCCCGTAGCAGCGATGCCCGATCAGCGCCCGATCCCTCCACATCGGACCCTCCCAGCTGCGGCCCGCAGGGTGCGTGCATGAACGTTCAACGAAACCCCGCCTCCCTGCTCCTCCGCGGCGCCGCCGCCCTCGCCGGCGTCGTCGTCCTCGCCGGCTGCACGGCTGCCGGCTCGACCCCCGCGGCCCCCGACGCCGCCCCCGACGCCCGCGCGGCCGTCGCCACCGCCCCGGCGGGCGACGGCGGCACGACCGCCGACCGCACGGACTCCGCCACGGAGGACCGCAACGCGGACACGGTCGCGCGGCTGTTCGCCGACGCGTTCCCCGACCCCGCCTCCGACGCCGCCCGAGCCGCCGCCCAGGCCGCCGTCGCCCCGAACGCCGTCGCGCACGGCGCGGGCGCGACGGCCGGCCCCGGCGGGCTGCTCGACGGGTTCGCCGCCGCCCACCAGCGGGTCCCCGGCGCGCAGGCCGTGATCAAGCGCATCGCGGCCGACGGCGACCTCGTGGCCGTCCACTGGCAGGTCGCCCCCGATCCGGCCGACGAGCGCACGGGCGAGGCGGCGGTCGACCTCTTCCGGCTCTCCGACGGCAGGATCACCGATATCTGGTCGTTCGACCAGCCGATCGCCCCGGGCACGCCCGCGAGCGGCAACGTCAACACGATGTTCAGCGACCTGCACCAGGGCCCGGCCGACGCGCCCGAGCCGACCGAGCAGCAGGAGGAGGCGGACCGGCAGCTGGCCGTCGGCGCCTACGACACCCTCTTCCGGGATCACGACGCGAGCGTGCTCGACCGCTCCTTCGACCCGGCGTACCTGCAGCACAACCCGGTCGCGCCGAACGGCACCGCCGCGCTGAAGGCGCTCTTCTCCGGCGGGGCGCCGTTCCCCGCGCAGCAGTCGGTCATCTCCCTCGCGGACGACGACCTCGTGTGGACGTTCTCGCAGCCGGTGGGCGCGAAGGCGGACGACCCGTTCGTGGCGGCGGACATCTTCCGCGTGGACGGCGGGCTCATCCGCGAGCACTGGGACGTGGTGCCGTCCGCGGCCGGGAGCTGACACCGGCCGCGGACGGGGTCAGCGACCTGCGGTGTAGTGGTTCTGCACCTGCGCGGCGGTGAGCGCCGTCCGGTACACCGCGGCGAAGCGCATGCTGCCCGTGAAGTAGGCGTTGCCCGCGTTGGGCCAGCCCGACGTGTTGTCGTAGCCGATCCGCCAGTAGCCGGTGAAGCTCTCCGCCGTGGAAGCGGTGCTGCCGGCGACGCGGGCGCCGTCGAGGTACAGCGTCATGCCGGTGGTGGGCGACATGGTGGAGACCGCGTGGTGCCAGGCACCGTCCGCGACGTTCACGTTCGCGCCGGTCGTGATGGTCTGGTACCCGCCGGAGTAGGTGCCGAACACGAGCTGGCCCGTGCTGGAGACGTAGGTGTGGCGGTCGTAGGACGACGACGATCCCGTCGCGGAGTTGCCGAAGCCGATGAGCTTCCCGCCCTTCACCGAGGTGCGGAACCACACCTCGGTGCTGAAGGTCGCGAGGCCCTGCTGCTGCAGCGCGTTGGTGAGGGAGCTCGTGCTGCCGTTGAGCGCGTAGGCGCCGCCGGCGTCGCGCGGGCAGGCCTGGGGGGTGGTCGTCGTGCTCGTCATGCTCCCGCGGTACGTGCCGGGGTAGGTGCCGGAGGCGGCGTCCCGCGCCGTGGTGGATCCGCCCGCCTCGTTCAGCGGGTACGCGAACAGGGCGCTGGCCCGGTCGGCGGCGAAGGCGCTGGTGCAGGTGAAGGACGCTGCGGACGAGGCGGCGCTGTTGTTCGAGTTGGTGATGGACGCCGTGTACGCGCCGTTCGTCCCCGGAGCGAGGAGCAGGACGGCGCCGAGTGCCACGGCCGAGACCGACGCGGAGATGCCGGCGCGGCGGGACGCGCGACGCGGGGTCGCCGGCGGCGCGCTGGCATCGACACCGAGGCGGCGGCCGAGGAGGCGGGCGACGACGCTCATGCGCGGCGCTCCTCGCCGGACGGGAGGCCCACGACCAGCGTGTAGAGGAGGGGGACGGCGCAGACGCCGAAGAAGACGACCCAGCCCCAGACCGGCAGGTCGAGCACGGAGGTGATGTCGTGGAACTGCCCGGTCGCGCCCACGGGGGCGGTGACGCTGCCGACCTCGCCGGCCGCCAGGGTCACGTGCGTGCCGCCCTCGACCGCGACGCGGATGGGGAGGAGGCCGGTGTTCACGATGCTGGCCCGGACGTCGGAGCCGCGGGTGACGGCCTCGAGGACGACCAGCGCGACGAACGGCTTCAGCAGGAACACGGTGAGGGCCGCGACGAGCGAGCCGCCGAGCATGCGCATCGAGGCGCGGTGCGTGGGCGATCCGATGAGGCGGGTGAGGATCGTGACGATCACGAGGCCGGCGACGAACAGCGGCAGCCCCCGGGCGAGCCAGCCGAAGCCGGGGAGGATCGTGGTCGCCTCGCCGAGGAGGTGGGCCTGGTCGGTCTTCCACGGGTCGGTGGCGCCGTTGATGTCGCCCCGCGTGGTGAGCCCGTCGGCGCCGACGCCGATGACGCGGTGCGTGTAGGTCTCGTCGGGGGTCGTGGAGGGGTGGAACGTGACGACGTCGCCGACCTCGACGTCCTCGACGAGGACGGGGGTGGTGAGCAGCAGCGCGCCCACCGGGGCCGTGGTGCCCATCGAGGGGGTCTGGACGACGAACCAGCGGCCGCCCGAGGCCTGGAAGAGGAGGGTCGCGGCGACCATCAGCGCGAGCAGGACCGTGGCGGTCCACATCACGACGGTGCGTCGCCGGAAGGAGCGGGAGGTGCGCGCGGCGCGGCGAGCCGCGCCGCGCGCCGGGAGGACGGGGGCGGTCGTGGTGAGGTGCACGTCCTCCGCGACGGCATCCAGCTCGAGGTCGAGCTCGAGCGCGTCGATCGCCGTGGCGACGTCGCGGTCCTGGATGTCGGTCATGATGCACCTCCCGTGTCAGTGGGTCCGGATGGGACGAGAGCGGGGCCGCCGTGCGGCGGCCCCGCGGTGGTCGTGCGGGGTAGGACTAGGAGGCGAAGGACCAGGTGAGGGGCAGCGAGGCGCCGAGGCCCTGGTACGTGTTGCCGGCCGAGTTGTCGAGGGTGACCGCGAAGGTGAAGTCGCTGCTGGCGCCGGCGGCGAGGGCGGTCAGGGTCTTGGCGGGCGAGCCGGCGAGGGTCGCGGCGGTGCCGGTGAAGACGTTGACGCCGCCCGAGGTGATGACGACGTTCAGCTTGGAGCAGAAGTCGGTCGCGGTGCCGTTGACGGTGCCGTTCTTGGTCTGCGCGCACACGGCGCCGGGGGTGAGGGTGAAGGTCGCGGCCTTGGAGGTGCCGACGTTCTTGATGTTGACGACGCTCGTGACGGTCTGGCCGGGGATCATCGTGGTCGAGCCGCCGAACTTGTTGATGGTGGAGCAGGTCGCGGCGTTGGCGTCGACGCCGGTCGCGGTGCTCGTGCTGAGGCAGGTCACGGTCGGGGCGCCGTTGGCGCCGGCCTGCGACTCCTGCATGACGAGCGAGCCGGAGGCCGCGGTGTTGGTGTCGTTGGTGATCGAGGCGACGAAGCCCGACAGCGTGCCCGACATCGAGACGGAGAGGAGGACGGCGGCCGCGACGCCGGTCGCGATCGCGAGGGGGGCGAAGCGGACGCGGCGGGTCTTGGCGGCGGGGGCGATGTGGTTCGACATGGTGTGGCTCCGGGTGTGAGTGGGGAGGAGGGGACTGGGTGAGCCCCCGGAGGAGAAGACCGGTGACTCGCTTTGCAAGTAACTCGAATGTACAGCTACTCGGGATCCGTGCGACCCCCCACTGCGGGGGCCAACCCCTTCGCTCCGGGGACGGGAGCGCGCACGGGCGGGATACAGTCTCTGGACCGCCCACGGACCCTGCCCGGTCCACGACACAGGACACCCGACGATGACCCCGGAGAGACACGCTCCCCGCCGCGACGACGCCGCCGCCGTGGAGGAGCTCGCGAACGCGCTGCACATGATCGAGACCGCGCAACGGCACCTGCGCACGCGCATCGCGCAGGACATCGGCGTGAACGTCACCGACCTGACCGTCATCGGCGTCGTCGGGGACCTCGGCCGCATGACCCCGAAGCACCTCGCCTCCGAGATCTCCATGGGCACGGGCGCGGTGACCGCCGTGATCGACCGGCTCGTCGGCGCCGGCCACCTCGGTCGCGTGCCCAACCCCCGGGACCGCCGCAGCGTCTTCCTCGAGCTCACC
The nucleotide sequence above comes from Clavibacter sp. B3I6. Encoded proteins:
- a CDS encoding nuclear transport factor 2 family protein; protein product: MNVQRNPASLLLRGAAALAGVVVLAGCTAAGSTPAAPDAAPDARAAVATAPAGDGGTTADRTDSATEDRNADTVARLFADAFPDPASDAARAAAQAAVAPNAVAHGAGATAGPGGLLDGFAAAHQRVPGAQAVIKRIAADGDLVAVHWQVAPDPADERTGEAAVDLFRLSDGRITDIWSFDQPIAPGTPASGNVNTMFSDLHQGPADAPEPTEQQEEADRQLAVGAYDTLFRDHDASVLDRSFDPAYLQHNPVAPNGTAALKALFSGGAPFPAQQSVISLADDDLVWTFSQPVGAKADDPFVAADIFRVDGGLIREHWDVVPSAAGS
- a CDS encoding LamG domain-containing protein, translating into MSVVARLLGRRLGVDASAPPATPRRASRRAGISASVSAVALGAVLLLAPGTNGAYTASITNSNNSAASSAASFTCTSAFAADRASALFAYPLNEAGGSTTARDAASGTYPGTYRGSMTSTTTTPQACPRDAGGAYALNGSTSSLTNALQQQGLATFSTEVWFRTSVKGGKLIGFGNSATGSSSSYDRHTYVSSTGQLVFGTYSGGYQTITTGANVNVADGAWHHAVSTMSPTTGMTLYLDGARVAGSTASTAESFTGYWRIGYDNTSGWPNAGNAYFTGSMRFAAVYRTALTAAQVQNHYTAGR
- a CDS encoding S26 family signal peptidase, producing MTDIQDRDVATAIDALELDLELDAVAEDVHLTTTAPVLPARGAARRAARTSRSFRRRTVVMWTATVLLALMVAATLLFQASGGRWFVVQTPSMGTTAPVGALLLTTPVLVEDVEVGDVVTFHPSTTPDETYTHRVIGVGADGLTTRGDINGATDPWKTDQAHLLGEATTILPGFGWLARGLPLFVAGLVIVTILTRLIGSPTHRASMRMLGGSLVAALTVFLLKPFVALVVLEAVTRGSDVRASIVNTGLLPIRVAVEGGTHVTLAAGEVGSVTAPVGATGQFHDITSVLDLPVWGWVVFFGVCAVPLLYTLVVGLPSGEERRA
- a CDS encoding MarR family winged helix-turn-helix transcriptional regulator; amino-acid sequence: MTPERHAPRRDDAAAVEELANALHMIETAQRHLRTRIAQDIGVNVTDLTVIGVVGDLGRMTPKHLASEISMGTGAVTAVIDRLVGAGHLGRVPNPRDRRSVFLELTDAGRRTLARMTDDYREAAAVALRASPALGTEETAEDIARAAVAMTAHTIDGPDAGPSPSAGARA